A region of Mesoplodon densirostris isolate mMesDen1 chromosome 11, mMesDen1 primary haplotype, whole genome shotgun sequence DNA encodes the following proteins:
- the LOC132498901 gene encoding LOW QUALITY PROTEIN: olfactory receptor 9K2-like (The sequence of the model RefSeq protein was modified relative to this genomic sequence to represent the inferred CDS: deleted 1 base in 1 codon), protein MADRGTSNHSKMTDFILVGFSVHPELHILLFLLFLLVYATILLGNAGMMVIIMTDPRLNTAMYFFLGNLSFIDLFCSSVIVPKAMINFWSESKSISFAGCVTQLFLFALFIVTEGFLLAAMAYDRFIAICSPLLYSVQMSTRLCAQLVAGSYFCGCISSILQTCMTFTLSFCASRAIDHFYCDTRPLERLSCSDIFIHKMVSFSLSVIIILPTIIVIIVSYLYIVSTVLKKPSTEGRKKAFSTCSSHLGVVSVLYGAAFFMYLTPDRYPELSKVASLCYTLVTPMLNPLIYSLRNKDVKEALRKILGEKI, encoded by the exons ATGGCTGACAGGGGAACAAGCAATCACTCAAAAAtgactgacttcattcttgtAGGCTTCAGCGTCCACCCAGAGCTCCACATTCTCCTCTTCCTGCTATTTCTGCTTGTCTATGCCACGATCCTTCTAGGGAATGCTGGCATGATGGTCATCATTATGACCGATCCCCGGCTGAACACAGCAATGTATTTCTTCCTGGGCAACCTCTCCTTCATTGATCTCTTCTGTTCATCTGTTATTGTACCCAAGGCGATGATCAACTTCTGGTCTGAGAGCAAGTCCATCTCCTTTGCAGGCTGTGTGACCCAGCTCTTTCTCTTTGCCCTCTTCATTGTGACTGAGGGATTTCTCCTGGCAGCCATGGCTTATGACCGCTTCATTGCCATCTGCAGTCCACTCCTCTACTCTGTCCAGATGTCAACACGTCTCTGTGCTCAGTTGGTGGCTGGTTCCTATTTCTGTGGCTGCATCAGCTCAATTCTTCAGACCTGCATGACATTTACTTTATCCTTTTGTGCTTCTCGGGCCATTGACCACTTTTACTGTGATACTCGCCCACTTGAGAGACTATCTTGTTCTGAC atcttcatccataaaatggttTCTTTCTCCTTATCTGTCATCATTATCTTGCCTACCATCATAGTTATTATTGTTTCTTATTTGTATATTGTGTCCACAGTTCTAAAGAAACCCTCCACTGAGGGACGTAAGAAAGCCTTCTCCACCTGCAGCTCTCACCTGGGAGTCGTGAGTGTACTGTATGGTGCTGCATTTTTTATGTATCTCACTCCTGACAGATATCCTGAGCTGAGTAAAGTGGCCTCATTATGTTACACCCTAGTCACTCCCATGTTGAATcctttgatttactctttgagAAACAAAGATGTCAAAGAGGCTCTGAGGAAGATCCTGggggaaaagata